Proteins encoded together in one Miscanthus floridulus cultivar M001 chromosome 16, ASM1932011v1, whole genome shotgun sequence window:
- the LOC136510745 gene encoding uncharacterized protein, whose protein sequence is MTSNQVLGDVTTDDSYRDDDEKEEKKNKKIDEKKDENKKSVAFKATSSSKGKAKQDTSSEDECFSFDDEDDEKTTLFVKRSNKFMVKKGYRETRKKSSSKSKEKARSCFKCNIKDHLIEESPYNSDNDDGNKKSKKKDKKEKKERRTRMKRKRRRTR, encoded by the coding sequence atgacatcaaaccaagtgttgggagatgtgacgACCGATGActcatatagagatgatgatgagaaagaagagaaaaaaaataagaagatagatgagaagaaggatgagaacaagaagagtgtggcattcaaggccacatcatcttccaagggcaaggccaagcaggacacatcaagtgaagatgaatgcTTTAgctttgatgatgaagatgatgagaagacgactctctttgtgaagagatccaacaaattcatggtgaagaagggctatcgtgaaacaagaaagaagtcatcatccaagagcaaggaaAAAGCAAGAAGTTGCTTCAAGTGCAATATCAAGGATCATCTCATTGAGGAGtctccatacaatagtgacaatgatgatggcaaCAAGAAGagtaagaagaaggacaagaaggaaaagaaagagaggaggacaagaatgaaaagaaagagaagaaggacaagatga